One genomic window of Salmo salar chromosome ssa12, Ssal_v3.1, whole genome shotgun sequence includes the following:
- the LOC106565883 gene encoding kinesin-like protein KIF17 has protein sequence MMNRSDSENFASNYFKPKRVNQLLGIEPLKGLAPQGNGTPHPISSGSNIGPSLSPESLLPCPFRLESLGITPANGKVKRKKSKT, from the exons ATGATGAACCGCAGTGACAGCGAGAACTTCGCCAGCAACTACTTCAAACCTAAGAGAGTCAACCAGTTGCTGGGCATTGAGCCCCTTAAGGGACTGG CACCCCAGGGGAATGGTACGCCTCACCCGATCTCCAGCGGCTCTAATATCGGCCCCTCACTCAGCCCTGAATCTCTCCTCCCTTGCCCCTTCCGCCTCGAGTCACTGGGGATCACCCCAGCCAATGGCAAGGTGAAGAGGAAGAAAAGCAAAACATAG
- the LOC106565951 gene encoding specifically androgen-regulated gene protein, translating to MECRVISTKPVKLQQISERENGFLLPTSITTLDSFIITMPKSDTWPGGVAIETMTGMDSAGSCDSVVSMNSGFSDDSFEHLSAEERACLMFLEETIESLETEEDSGLSNDEPDRLPTPGNVATKMAHLSASMGQNKLNNVSKYPREQNGYMVPTPVILANSTSCILPNARPGIPQVKENSLSKPQVTALDNMPCQGNHPCLPPEVNVVVIPPPSKPKDYPGQRPPPSPRGPLSYEALVQLRKSASMKRTPQSPTAETRDWNRQPSASDIPIHPHHGSTPRGRSVTPAQGILPREPSKHKASPPVVFPKPPKIPSHIAVNTQRDSANLTTDSSAPSLGSLPRDRRLSDPQKVRKDALQKLGLLRDNNESQPEPVTPLCTSKSHSSLGLTSARVGVKAPPHGNPTRSQPSTTSQGPRESNSRPVKSSSSFLHRSSEEQPTAPLSHPSKPSGVKAATLERSGVGLGSYMADHGIHPDPRSTTLGSQREGGRCTPSAPNKASEQVKTTPAAQPVSPHKTLHCPGFSVVMMPSMGEDRREALRKLGLLKD from the exons ATGGAATGTAGGGTTATTAGCACAAAGCCTGTAAAATTGCAACAAATTTCAG agagagagaacggtttTCTACTACCAACTTCTATTACTACCTTGGACTCCTTCATCATTACAATGCCAAAAAGTGACACATGGCCGGGTGGTGTCGCCATAGAGACAATGACTGGCATGGACAGTGCAGGCAGCTGTGACAGTGTTGTCAGCATGAACTCGGGATTT AGTGACGATAGCTTTGAGCACCTGTCTGCTGAGGAGAGGGCATGTCTCATGTTTTTGGAAGAGACCATAGAGTCCCTAGAGACTGAGGAGGACAGTGGACTATCCAATGATGAGCCTGACCGCCTGCCCACCCCTGGCAATGTGGCCACCAAGATGGCCCACCTCTCTGCCTCCATGGGCCAAAACAAACTCAACA ATGTATCAAAATATCCCAGAGAGCAGAACGGTTACATGGTTCCTACTCCGGTCATCCTGGCCAACAGCACCTCCTGCATCCTGCCAAATGCTAGGCCAGGCATACCCCAAGTTAAGGAGAACTCTCTCTCAAAGCCCCAGGTTACTGCCTTGGACAACATGCCATGTCAGGGCAACCACCCTTGTTTACCCCCTGAGGTCAATGTTGTTGTGATTCCCCCTCCGTCAAAGCCCAAAGACTACCCTGGTCAGAGACCACCCCCTTCACCCAGAGGCCCTCTGTCCTATGAAGCCCTAGTGCAGCTGAGGAAGAGTGCGTCCATGAAGAGAACCCCTCAAAGTCCCACAGCTGAGACCAGAGACTGGAACAGGCAGCCCTCTGCATCAGACATACCCATTCACCCGCATCATGGAAGCACACCCAGAGGACGCTCAGTCACCCCAGCCCAGGGGATACTTCCCCGGGAGCCCAGCAAGCACAAAGCCAGTCCTCCAGTCGTGTTCCCAAAACCCCCCAAAATCCCTTCCCACATTGCTGTGAATACCCAAAGGGATTCTGCTAACCTCACTACAGACTCCAGTGCCCCTTCCTTGGGCTCATTGCCCAGGGACAGGCGTTTGTCGGACCCACAGAAGGTGAGAAAGGATGCCTTACAAAAGCTGGGGCTCCTGAGAGACAATAATGAGTCCCAACCTGAGCCTGTTACGCCACTGTGCACCTCCAAATCTCACTCCTCCTTGGGACTAACTTCAGCCCGTGTGGGAGTCAAAGCTCCACCTCATGGTAACCCAACAAGAAGCCAGCCCTCAACTACCTCCCAGGGACCCAGAGAATCTAACAGCAGGCCAGTAAAAAGCAGCAGCAGCTTCCTCCATCGCTCTAGTGAGGAGCAGCCCACCGCCCCCCTCTCACACCCGTCCAAACCCAGTGGGGTCAAAGCTGCCACGCTGGAGCGCTCAGGGGTGGGGCTTGGGAGCTACATGGCCGACCATGGGATACATCCCGATCCCCGCTCCACCACCCTGGGCAGCCAGAGGGAGGGTGGACGTTGCACCCCATCTGCTCCCAACAAAGCCTCAGAACAGGTGAAAACAACCCCCGCTGCTCAGCCAGTATCCCCCCACAAGACCCTGCACTGCCCAGGCTTCAGTGTGGTGATGATGCCCAGCATGGGAGAAGACAGACGAGAGGCACTTAGGAAGCTGGGGCTGCTGAAAGACTAG
- the LOC106565882 gene encoding ubiquitin thioesterase OTU1: MLRLRCKTKNGSHIMQGLTHQSCVQELKSKVEELTGIPCDVQKIMVGYPPSSLDLRNGDAHLKDYPIKSGDTLIVEEEEKNKMKTQTTNSAVTKGPRLESPPVLARRVVPADNSCLFTSVSYVVEGGVYDPACAPEMRGLIAQIVSSDPTAYSEAVLGKTNEEYCTWIRRDDTWGGAIEVSILSKFYQCEICVVDTQTVRVDRFGEDAGYHKRVLLIYDGIHYDPLQKETPGSDTPPQTIFSTTDDIILAQALELADEARRKRQFTDVNRFALRCMVCQTGLVGQKEAREHAKETGHTNFGEV; the protein is encoded by the exons ATGTTGCGTCTGCGTTGCAAAACCAAAAATGGGAGCCACATTATGCAGGGCCTGACCCATCAGTCCTGTGTGCAGGAGCTGAAGAGCAAGGTAGAGGAGCTGACTGGTATCCCCTGTGATGTACAGAAGATCATGGTTGGTTACCCTCCCTCTAGCTTGGACCTCCGAAACGGAGATGCTCACCTCAAGGACTACCCCATCAAATCAG GAGACACTCTCAttgttgaggaggaggagaagaacaaGATGAAGACCCAGACAACCAATTCAGCTGTAACCAAGGGACCCCGCCTGGAGTCTCCCCCTGTGCTGGCCAGAAGGGTCGTTCCAGCAGACAACTCCTGCCTGTTCACCAGTGTCTCCTATGTGGTGGAGGGCGGGGTATACGACCCAGCGTGTGCCCCTGAGATGCGAGGCCTCATCGCCCAGATCGTGTCGAGTGACCCAACGGCTTACTCTGAAGCGGTTTTGGGAAAGACCAACGAGGAGTACTGCACCTGGATCCGACGTGACGACACCTGGGGCGGAGCTATAGAGGTGTCCATCCTGTCCAAATTCTACCAGTGTGAGATCTGTGTAGTGGACACGCAGACAGTGCGTGTGGATAGATTTGGTGAGGACGCTGGCTACCACAAACGTGTGCTGCTCATCTACGACGGCATCCACTACGACCCACTGCAGAAGGAAACGCCTGGTTCCGACACTCCGCCCCAGACCATCTTCTCCACCACAGATGACATCATCCTGGCCCAGGCCCTGGAGCTAGCGGACGAGGCGCGAAGGAAGCGGCAGTTCACGGACGTCAACCGCTTTGCCTTGCGCTGCATGGTGTGTCAGACAGGCCTTGTAGGACAGAAGGAGGCCCGGGAACATGCCAAGGAGACGGGCCACACCAACTTTGGAGAGGTGTAA
- the f262 gene encoding 6-phosphofructo-2-kinase/fructose-2,6-biphosphatase 2 isoform X3, giving the protein MSATIQRETSSANSAEAKKTELRVNKKKCLIVMIGLPARGKTYMSKKLTRYLNWIGVPTKVFNLGVYRREAVKAYKSYDFFRHDNKEAMEIRKQCALVALEDVKGYLTEEGGQIAVFDATNTTRERRDLILDFGKENAFKVFFVESVCDDPEVIAANILEVKVSSPDYPERHRERVMDDFLKRIECYKVTYQPLDPDDYDKDLSFIKVENVGRRFLVNRVQDYIQSRIVYYLMNIQVHSHSLYLCRHGESNHNMEGRIGGDSELSPGGKQFAHALRGFIEEHKLSDLKVWTSQLRRTIQTAEELIVPYEQWKILNEIDAGVCEEMTYDMIQNSFPEEFALRDQDKYHYRYLGGESYQDLVQRLEPVIMELERQGNVLVICHQAVMRCLLAYFLDKSADDLPYLKCPLHTVLKLSPVAYGCKVEMFYLNVEAVNTHRDRPLDKVPRDPAPIRRNSYTPLSSHDQFKRPRLYSAGTRPWLPQRPTPSALQFPEMPEGVLQQSQDSLCEGIDYDSPEEISGCVRF; this is encoded by the exons ATGTCCGCAACCattcagagagagactagctcgGCGAACTCTGCTGAAGCCAAGAAAACAGAGCTCAGAGTAAACAAGAAGAAATGCT TGATTGTAATGATCGGCCTACCTGCTAGGGGAAAGACCTACATGTCTAAGAAACTGACACGATACCTCAACTGGATAGGGGTGCCAACCAAAG TGTTTAACTTGGGTGTTTACCGCCGAGAGGCTGTCAAAGCTTACAAGTCCTACGACTTCTTCAGACACGACAACAAGGAAGCCATGGAAATAAGGAA acagtgtgctctggtaGCCCTGGAGGATGTGAAAGGATATCTAACTGAAGAAGGAGGACAAATCGCT GTATTTGATGCAACAAACACaacaagggagaggagagacctcATTCTTGATTTTGGGAAAGAGAATGCATTCAAG GTGTTCTTTGTGGAGTCTGTGTGTGATGACCCAGAAGTCATTGCTGCTAATATTCTG GAGGTGAAGGTGTCCAGTCCAGACTAcccagagaggcacagagagagagtaatggaTGACTTTCTCAAACGCATAGAATGCTATAAGGTTACATACCAACCTTTGGATCCCGATGATTATGACAA GGACCTATCCTTTATCAAGGTGGAGAATGTGGGCCGGCGCTTCCTGGTGAACCGGGTGCAAGACTACATCCAGAGTAGGATAGTGTACTACCTTATGAACATTCAAGTGCACTCTCACTCGCTCTACCTGTGCCGGCATGGAGAGAGCAATCACAACATGGAGGGCCGTATCGGAGGCGACTCGGAGCTCTCCCCAGGGGGAAAACAG TTTGCCCATGCCTTGCGCGGCTTCATCGAGGAGCACAAACTGTCGGACCTGAAGGTGTGGACAAGCCAGCTGAGACGTACCATCCAGACTGCTGAGGAGCTGATTGTGCCCTACGAACAGTGGAAGATCCTCAACGAGATAGATGCT GGTGTTTGTGAGGAGATGACATATGATATGATCCAGAACTCCTTTCCAGAAGAGTTTGCCCTGAGGGACCAGGACaagtaccactaccgctacctaGGAGGAGAG TCCTACCAGGACCTAGTGCAGCGGTTAGAGCCTGTCATCATGGAGCTAGAGAGACAAGGCAATGTGCTGGTCATCTGTCACCAGGCTGTCATGCGCTGCCTGCTAGCCTACTTCCTGGACAAGAGTGCAG ATGATCTACCCTACCTGAAATGTCCACTGCACACAGTGCTCAAGCTCAGCCCTGTTGCCTATG GCTGTAAAGTGGAAATGTTTTACCTTAACGTGGAGGCAGTGAACACACATCGCGACCGACCACTT GATAAGGTCCCGAGGGACCCAGCTCCCATCCGGCGGAATAGTTACACCCCCCTGTCCAGTCACGACCAGTTCAAGCGGCCCAGGCTCTACAGTGCCGGCACCCGTCCCTGGCTCCCCCAACGCCCCACCCCATCGGCCCTGCAGTTCCCCGAGATGCCAGAGGGGGTGCTGCAGCAAAGCCAA GACTCCCTGTGTGAAGGAATCGACTATGACAGCCCAGAAGAAATTAGTGGCTGTGTCCGCTTCTGA
- the f262 gene encoding 6-phosphofructo-2-kinase/fructose-2,6-biphosphatase 2 isoform X2, with protein MSATIQRETSSANSAEAKKTELRVNKKKCSWASYMTNSPTVIVMIGLPARGKTYMSKKLTRYLNWIGVPTKVFNLGVYRREAVKAYKSYDFFRHDNKEAMEIRKQCALVALEDVKGYLTEEGGQIAVFDATNTTRERRDLILDFGKENAFKVFFVESVCDDPEVIAANILEVKVSSPDYPERHRERVMDDFLKRIECYKVTYQPLDPDDYDKDLSFIKVENVGRRFLVNRVQDYIQSRIVYYLMNIQVHSHSLYLCRHGESNHNMEGRIGGDSELSPGGKQFAHALRGFIEEHKLSDLKVWTSQLRRTIQTAEELIVPYEQWKILNEIDAGVCEEMTYDMIQNSFPEEFALRDQDKYHYRYLGGESYQDLVQRLEPVIMELERQGNVLVICHQAVMRCLLAYFLDKSADDLPYLKCPLHTVLKLSPVAYGCKVEMFYLNVEAVNTHRDRPLDKVPRDPAPIRRNSYTPLSSHDQFKRPRLYSAGTRPWLPQRPTPSALQFPEMPEGVLQQSQDSLCEGIDYDSPEEISGCVRF; from the exons ATGTCCGCAACCattcagagagagactagctcgGCGAACTCTGCTGAAGCCAAGAAAACAGAGCTCAGAGTAAACAAGAAGAAATGCT CATGGGCATCCTACATGACAAACTCTCCCACAGTGATTGTAATGATCGGCCTACCTGCTAGGGGAAAGACCTACATGTCTAAGAAACTGACACGATACCTCAACTGGATAGGGGTGCCAACCAAAG TGTTTAACTTGGGTGTTTACCGCCGAGAGGCTGTCAAAGCTTACAAGTCCTACGACTTCTTCAGACACGACAACAAGGAAGCCATGGAAATAAGGAA acagtgtgctctggtaGCCCTGGAGGATGTGAAAGGATATCTAACTGAAGAAGGAGGACAAATCGCT GTATTTGATGCAACAAACACaacaagggagaggagagacctcATTCTTGATTTTGGGAAAGAGAATGCATTCAAG GTGTTCTTTGTGGAGTCTGTGTGTGATGACCCAGAAGTCATTGCTGCTAATATTCTG GAGGTGAAGGTGTCCAGTCCAGACTAcccagagaggcacagagagagagtaatggaTGACTTTCTCAAACGCATAGAATGCTATAAGGTTACATACCAACCTTTGGATCCCGATGATTATGACAA GGACCTATCCTTTATCAAGGTGGAGAATGTGGGCCGGCGCTTCCTGGTGAACCGGGTGCAAGACTACATCCAGAGTAGGATAGTGTACTACCTTATGAACATTCAAGTGCACTCTCACTCGCTCTACCTGTGCCGGCATGGAGAGAGCAATCACAACATGGAGGGCCGTATCGGAGGCGACTCGGAGCTCTCCCCAGGGGGAAAACAG TTTGCCCATGCCTTGCGCGGCTTCATCGAGGAGCACAAACTGTCGGACCTGAAGGTGTGGACAAGCCAGCTGAGACGTACCATCCAGACTGCTGAGGAGCTGATTGTGCCCTACGAACAGTGGAAGATCCTCAACGAGATAGATGCT GGTGTTTGTGAGGAGATGACATATGATATGATCCAGAACTCCTTTCCAGAAGAGTTTGCCCTGAGGGACCAGGACaagtaccactaccgctacctaGGAGGAGAG TCCTACCAGGACCTAGTGCAGCGGTTAGAGCCTGTCATCATGGAGCTAGAGAGACAAGGCAATGTGCTGGTCATCTGTCACCAGGCTGTCATGCGCTGCCTGCTAGCCTACTTCCTGGACAAGAGTGCAG ATGATCTACCCTACCTGAAATGTCCACTGCACACAGTGCTCAAGCTCAGCCCTGTTGCCTATG GCTGTAAAGTGGAAATGTTTTACCTTAACGTGGAGGCAGTGAACACACATCGCGACCGACCACTT GATAAGGTCCCGAGGGACCCAGCTCCCATCCGGCGGAATAGTTACACCCCCCTGTCCAGTCACGACCAGTTCAAGCGGCCCAGGCTCTACAGTGCCGGCACCCGTCCCTGGCTCCCCCAACGCCCCACCCCATCGGCCCTGCAGTTCCCCGAGATGCCAGAGGGGGTGCTGCAGCAAAGCCAA GACTCCCTGTGTGAAGGAATCGACTATGACAGCCCAGAAGAAATTAGTGGCTGTGTCCGCTTCTGA
- the f262 gene encoding 6-phosphofructo-2-kinase/fructose-2,6-biphosphatase 2 isoform X4 → MSATIQRETSSANSAEAKKTELRVNKKKCLCMYVCLSFCSAWASYMTNSPTVIVMIGLPARGKTYMSKKLTRYLNWIGVPTKVFNLGVYRREAVKAYKSYDFFRHDNKEAMEIRKQCALVALEDVKGYLTEEGGQIAVFDATNTTRERRDLILDFGKENAFKVFFVESVCDDPEVIAANILEVKVSSPDYPERHRERVMDDFLKRIECYKVTYQPLDPDDYDKDLSFIKVENVGRRFLVNRVQDYIQSRIVYYLMNIQVHSHSLYLCRHGESNHNMEGRIGGDSELSPGGKQFAHALRGFIEEHKLSDLKVWTSQLRRTIQTAEELIVPYEQWKILNEIDAGVCEEMTYDMIQNSFPEEFALRDQDKYHYRYLGGESYQDLVQRLEPVIMELERQGNVLVICHQAVMRCLLAYFLDKSADDLPYLKCPLHTVLKLSPVAYGCKVEMFYLNVEAVNTHRDRPLDSLCEGIDYDSPEEISGCVRF, encoded by the exons ATGTCCGCAACCattcagagagagactagctcgGCGAACTCTGCTGAAGCCAAGAAAACAGAGCTCAGAGTAAACAAGAAGAAATGCT tatgtatgtatgtctgtctgtctttctgttcaGCATGGGCATCCTACATGACAAACTCTCCCACAGTGATTGTAATGATCGGCCTACCTGCTAGGGGAAAGACCTACATGTCTAAGAAACTGACACGATACCTCAACTGGATAGGGGTGCCAACCAAAG TGTTTAACTTGGGTGTTTACCGCCGAGAGGCTGTCAAAGCTTACAAGTCCTACGACTTCTTCAGACACGACAACAAGGAAGCCATGGAAATAAGGAA acagtgtgctctggtaGCCCTGGAGGATGTGAAAGGATATCTAACTGAAGAAGGAGGACAAATCGCT GTATTTGATGCAACAAACACaacaagggagaggagagacctcATTCTTGATTTTGGGAAAGAGAATGCATTCAAG GTGTTCTTTGTGGAGTCTGTGTGTGATGACCCAGAAGTCATTGCTGCTAATATTCTG GAGGTGAAGGTGTCCAGTCCAGACTAcccagagaggcacagagagagagtaatggaTGACTTTCTCAAACGCATAGAATGCTATAAGGTTACATACCAACCTTTGGATCCCGATGATTATGACAA GGACCTATCCTTTATCAAGGTGGAGAATGTGGGCCGGCGCTTCCTGGTGAACCGGGTGCAAGACTACATCCAGAGTAGGATAGTGTACTACCTTATGAACATTCAAGTGCACTCTCACTCGCTCTACCTGTGCCGGCATGGAGAGAGCAATCACAACATGGAGGGCCGTATCGGAGGCGACTCGGAGCTCTCCCCAGGGGGAAAACAG TTTGCCCATGCCTTGCGCGGCTTCATCGAGGAGCACAAACTGTCGGACCTGAAGGTGTGGACAAGCCAGCTGAGACGTACCATCCAGACTGCTGAGGAGCTGATTGTGCCCTACGAACAGTGGAAGATCCTCAACGAGATAGATGCT GGTGTTTGTGAGGAGATGACATATGATATGATCCAGAACTCCTTTCCAGAAGAGTTTGCCCTGAGGGACCAGGACaagtaccactaccgctacctaGGAGGAGAG TCCTACCAGGACCTAGTGCAGCGGTTAGAGCCTGTCATCATGGAGCTAGAGAGACAAGGCAATGTGCTGGTCATCTGTCACCAGGCTGTCATGCGCTGCCTGCTAGCCTACTTCCTGGACAAGAGTGCAG ATGATCTACCCTACCTGAAATGTCCACTGCACACAGTGCTCAAGCTCAGCCCTGTTGCCTATG GCTGTAAAGTGGAAATGTTTTACCTTAACGTGGAGGCAGTGAACACACATCGCGACCGACCACTT GACTCCCTGTGTGAAGGAATCGACTATGACAGCCCAGAAGAAATTAGTGGCTGTGTCCGCTTCTGA
- the f262 gene encoding 6-phosphofructo-2-kinase/fructose-2,6-biphosphatase 2 isoform X1, translating into MSATIQRETSSANSAEAKKTELRVNKKKCLCMYVCLSFCSAWASYMTNSPTVIVMIGLPARGKTYMSKKLTRYLNWIGVPTKVFNLGVYRREAVKAYKSYDFFRHDNKEAMEIRKQCALVALEDVKGYLTEEGGQIAVFDATNTTRERRDLILDFGKENAFKVFFVESVCDDPEVIAANILEVKVSSPDYPERHRERVMDDFLKRIECYKVTYQPLDPDDYDKDLSFIKVENVGRRFLVNRVQDYIQSRIVYYLMNIQVHSHSLYLCRHGESNHNMEGRIGGDSELSPGGKQFAHALRGFIEEHKLSDLKVWTSQLRRTIQTAEELIVPYEQWKILNEIDAGVCEEMTYDMIQNSFPEEFALRDQDKYHYRYLGGESYQDLVQRLEPVIMELERQGNVLVICHQAVMRCLLAYFLDKSADDLPYLKCPLHTVLKLSPVAYGCKVEMFYLNVEAVNTHRDRPLDKVPRDPAPIRRNSYTPLSSHDQFKRPRLYSAGTRPWLPQRPTPSALQFPEMPEGVLQQSQDSLCEGIDYDSPEEISGCVRF; encoded by the exons ATGTCCGCAACCattcagagagagactagctcgGCGAACTCTGCTGAAGCCAAGAAAACAGAGCTCAGAGTAAACAAGAAGAAATGCT tatgtatgtatgtctgtctgtctttctgttcaGCATGGGCATCCTACATGACAAACTCTCCCACAGTGATTGTAATGATCGGCCTACCTGCTAGGGGAAAGACCTACATGTCTAAGAAACTGACACGATACCTCAACTGGATAGGGGTGCCAACCAAAG TGTTTAACTTGGGTGTTTACCGCCGAGAGGCTGTCAAAGCTTACAAGTCCTACGACTTCTTCAGACACGACAACAAGGAAGCCATGGAAATAAGGAA acagtgtgctctggtaGCCCTGGAGGATGTGAAAGGATATCTAACTGAAGAAGGAGGACAAATCGCT GTATTTGATGCAACAAACACaacaagggagaggagagacctcATTCTTGATTTTGGGAAAGAGAATGCATTCAAG GTGTTCTTTGTGGAGTCTGTGTGTGATGACCCAGAAGTCATTGCTGCTAATATTCTG GAGGTGAAGGTGTCCAGTCCAGACTAcccagagaggcacagagagagagtaatggaTGACTTTCTCAAACGCATAGAATGCTATAAGGTTACATACCAACCTTTGGATCCCGATGATTATGACAA GGACCTATCCTTTATCAAGGTGGAGAATGTGGGCCGGCGCTTCCTGGTGAACCGGGTGCAAGACTACATCCAGAGTAGGATAGTGTACTACCTTATGAACATTCAAGTGCACTCTCACTCGCTCTACCTGTGCCGGCATGGAGAGAGCAATCACAACATGGAGGGCCGTATCGGAGGCGACTCGGAGCTCTCCCCAGGGGGAAAACAG TTTGCCCATGCCTTGCGCGGCTTCATCGAGGAGCACAAACTGTCGGACCTGAAGGTGTGGACAAGCCAGCTGAGACGTACCATCCAGACTGCTGAGGAGCTGATTGTGCCCTACGAACAGTGGAAGATCCTCAACGAGATAGATGCT GGTGTTTGTGAGGAGATGACATATGATATGATCCAGAACTCCTTTCCAGAAGAGTTTGCCCTGAGGGACCAGGACaagtaccactaccgctacctaGGAGGAGAG TCCTACCAGGACCTAGTGCAGCGGTTAGAGCCTGTCATCATGGAGCTAGAGAGACAAGGCAATGTGCTGGTCATCTGTCACCAGGCTGTCATGCGCTGCCTGCTAGCCTACTTCCTGGACAAGAGTGCAG ATGATCTACCCTACCTGAAATGTCCACTGCACACAGTGCTCAAGCTCAGCCCTGTTGCCTATG GCTGTAAAGTGGAAATGTTTTACCTTAACGTGGAGGCAGTGAACACACATCGCGACCGACCACTT GATAAGGTCCCGAGGGACCCAGCTCCCATCCGGCGGAATAGTTACACCCCCCTGTCCAGTCACGACCAGTTCAAGCGGCCCAGGCTCTACAGTGCCGGCACCCGTCCCTGGCTCCCCCAACGCCCCACCCCATCGGCCCTGCAGTTCCCCGAGATGCCAGAGGGGGTGCTGCAGCAAAGCCAA GACTCCCTGTGTGAAGGAATCGACTATGACAGCCCAGAAGAAATTAGTGGCTGTGTCCGCTTCTGA